From a region of the Elaeis guineensis isolate ETL-2024a unplaced genomic scaffold, EG11 Super_Scaffold_1000171, whole genome shotgun sequence genome:
- the LOC140854570 gene encoding SKP1-like protein 1, whose translation MMALAAEKEKKIVLRSSDGEEFEVEVATARQSKMISNMINDGCAEDSIPLFNVDARTLAKAADYLEIKGLLDLACEQVANMIRGKHVEEIRKTFNIKNDFTPKEEEEIRKQHPWLFE comes from the exons ATGATGGCGTTGGCggctgagaaagagaagaagattgTTCTTAGAAGCTCGGATGGTGAGGAGTTCGAAGTGGAGGTGGCAACGGCGAGGCAGTCGAAGATGATCAGCAATATGATCAACGATGGCTGTGCGGAGGACTCGATTCCTCTCTTCAACGTCGACGCCAGGACCCTCGCCAAG GCCGCCGATTATCTTGAAATCAAGGGTCTCTTAGACCTTGCATGCGAACAAGTGGCTAACATGATCAGGGGGAAGCATGTTGAAGAGATTCGTAAGACTTTCAACATTAAGAATGACTTCACTccaaaggaagaggaagagattcGGAAGCAACACCCATGGCTCTTTGAGTGA